The following are encoded in a window of Castanea sativa cultivar Marrone di Chiusa Pesio chromosome 5, ASM4071231v1 genomic DNA:
- the LOC142634844 gene encoding uncharacterized protein LOC142634844, which yields MVLNTVVEEGEFDVTKVEHSKWVSKMMNSFCKMVDFPIVKHEAQCGTLFCLLEQECLKVANDGGNRRLIKVGQKGLRELQSLLSIVNYEGLSLGIEFRDAVPQAMSRIERTLVSVDWVDHFGNVSQRVLPCKLKAHKEDLKKWNSEEFGDLAFRKKCLLSKLMGLVKDIFYDGDNITRFFRRLGNSHRRTNNIRSIKVDGVLYEDGSAVQSQVIQFYQNLYTETSMWHPIVDGLDFVCIGEGERLSLEREFSKEEPISLVGSVYKLLSKVLANKLRLVLDILIPESQNSFVGRRQILDSVYIANKCLDSKLKSHVLGVVCKLDIEKAYDHVNWDALFYLLGRMGFGMKWRGWIKACITIVHFSILVNGSPVDFFRSSRGFRQGDLLSPLLFLLIMEVLSQILKKTKDCGLLRGFHVGPITFIGVCISHLLFADNTILFCDAPRDQLLSIWLVLTYFHAFTSLKVNVGHSEIVSVGEVENIGALATILRCRVGSLPNEILGIAVGSLAVGAYASVLWDPIGYARFYGKLCVVLELLAGKI from the exons ATGGTGTTGAACACGGTGGTTGAAGAGGGTGAGTTTGATGTGACAAAGGTGGAACATTCAAAATGGGTGTCTAAAATGATGAATAGTTTCTGCAAAATGGTGGATTTTCCTATTGTAAAACATGAAGCTCAATGTGGGACTTTATTTTGTTTACTGGAACAGGAGTGTCTCAAGGTTGCTAATGATGGCGGTAATCGGAGACTTATTAAAGTTGGACAGAAAGGTCTTAGGGAATTGCAGAGCCTGCTATCTATAGTAAACTACGAGGGACTTAGTCTTGGAATAGAG TTTAGAGATGCTGTGCCCCAAGCTATGTCTCGTATTGAGAGGACTTTGGTTTCTGTGGATTGGGTGGATCATTTTGGAAATGTGTCTCAAAGGGTGCTTCCTTGT AAACTAAAGGCTCATAAAGAAGATCTCAAGAAGTGGAATAGTGAGGAATTTGGAGATTTAGCTTTTAGGAAGAAGTGTTTGTTGTCTAAATTAATGGGtcttgttaaggacatattttat GATGGAGATAATATCACTCGGTTCTTTCGTAGATTAGGGAATTCTCATAGAAGAACTAATAACATTAGAAGCATCAAGGTAGATGGTGTTTTATATGAGGACGGATCTGCTGTACAATCTCAAGTAATTCAGTTTTATCAAAATCTCTACACAGAGACAAGTATGTGGCATCCAATTGTGGATGGATTGGATTTTGTTTGTATTGGAGAGGGTGAAAGGTTGTCCTTGGAGAGGGAGTTCTCAAAAGAAGAG ccTATTAGTTTGGTAGGAAGTGTGTACAAGCTGCTATCCAAGGTGTTGGCGAATAAATTGAGGCTTGTGTTAGATATTCTCATCCCTGAGTCTCAAAATTCTTTTGTTGGTAGGAGACAAATTTTGGATTCAGTGTATATTGCTAATAAGTGTCTAGATAGCAAATTGAAGAGTCATGTTCTTGGCGTGGTTTGTAAATTGGACATTGAGAAAGCCTATGACCATGTGAATTGGGAtgcattattttatttgttgggtAGGATGGGTTTTGGGATGAAATGGAGGGGGTGGATTAAGGCTTGCATCACTATTGTTCACTTCTCTATTCTTGTGAATGGATCTCCAGTAGACTTTTTTAGAAGCTCTCGTGGGTTTAGACAAGGTGACCTGCTATCccctcttcttttccttttaattatgGAAGTACTAAGTCAGATTTTGAAGAAAACCAAGGATTGTGGTTTGCTTCGTGGTTTTCATGTAGGGCCAATTACCTTTATCGGGGTATGCATTTCACACTTGTTGTTTGCAGATAACACCATCTTGTTTTGCGATGCTCCTAGAGATCAGTTGTTGTCCATATGGCTGGTTTTGACCTACTTTCATGCGTTTACTAGTTTGAAAGTAAATGTGGGGCATAGTGAGATTGTTTCGGTTGGGGAGGTTGAAAATATAGGTGCTTTGGCTACCATACTTCGATGTAGGGTGG